A region of Streptomyces sp. NBC_01264 DNA encodes the following proteins:
- a CDS encoding histidine phosphatase family protein, translated as MTEPTTTPMTEPTTTSMTEPTPPPGPRPTEFVLVRHGETVWHAENRYAGRADVALTERGLRQAEELADWARGRGIDAVVHSPLSRARLTAAPAARVLATTPREDPRLYEIDFGQGEGLNLPEMAERFPERHAAFLRDPVTHHLPGGEDPRAAAARARACLEELHREFPGGRVLVVAHNALFRVLLCELLGIEMSAYRRVFPVLDNGTLTEVRLGSYGAALLRFNAEPVPAQPSGPRPAGP; from the coding sequence ATGACCGAACCGACGACCACACCGATGACCGAGCCGACGACCACATCGATGACCGAACCGACCCCCCCACCCGGCCCACGACCCACCGAGTTCGTCCTCGTCCGCCACGGCGAGACCGTCTGGCACGCCGAGAACCGCTACGCCGGCCGCGCCGACGTGGCCCTCACCGAGCGCGGGCTGCGCCAGGCCGAGGAACTCGCCGACTGGGCGCGCGGCCGCGGCATCGACGCGGTCGTGCACTCCCCGCTCTCCCGGGCCCGGCTCACGGCGGCCCCCGCCGCCCGCGTGCTCGCCACCACCCCCCGCGAGGACCCCCGCCTCTACGAGATCGACTTCGGACAGGGCGAGGGGCTGAACCTGCCCGAGATGGCAGAGCGGTTCCCCGAACGGCACGCGGCGTTCCTGCGCGACCCGGTAACCCACCACCTGCCCGGCGGCGAAGACCCCCGGGCCGCCGCCGCCCGGGCCCGCGCCTGCCTCGAGGAGCTCCACCGGGAGTTCCCCGGAGGCAGGGTCCTGGTCGTCGCCCACAACGCCCTCTTCCGGGTCCTGCTGTGCGAGTTGCTCGGCATCGAGATGTCCGCCTACCGCCGGGTGTTCCCGGTGCTCGACAACGGCACCCTCACCGAGGTCCGCCTCGGCTCCTACGGGGCGGCGCTCCTGCGCTTCAACGCCGAGCCCGTGCCCGCGCAGCCCTCGGGGCCGCGGCCCGCAGGCCCGTAG
- a CDS encoding FGGY-family carbohydrate kinase, protein MSVLAIDVGTTMIKSVVFDDQGNELAVSRLATEVRRPHPGWAEQDMDTVWNTVVYTVRNALADIDDPVWLVTFTAQGDGAWLVDSAGRPTGPAVLWSDGCAGDILTRWESEGVLEAAFRRSGSLTCSGMPNAVFSWLGEHDPGRLARSSASLTAAGWLFLRLTGEVAMDESDASAPFLDHATGDYDPQIIEMFGLTEHARLLPRVLGEEQRIAEITADAAGQLGLPTGLPVVMAPYDIASTARGVGVVNPGQACSILGTTLCTEIVRKDVDTTGEPSGINIAYRGRERVLRAFPTLNGAEVLGWAAGLLDLDGPPELSELAFSGSPGAHGLMFLPYLSPAGERAPFLDPHARGVFSGLSLEHTRADIARSVFDGLSLVLRDSLEASRTKVTELRLCGGGANSEDWCQLIADATGVPTARSGDTELGAKGAFLTGLVLSGAESSMHGAAAKYVRMRSVWEPDPGRAAHYDETYAAFLNWRGLARGAGWAAPVPASATTPVPASATVPGPRTADPYAADPRTGAHHA, encoded by the coding sequence ATGTCGGTACTCGCCATCGACGTCGGAACGACGATGATCAAGTCCGTGGTCTTCGACGACCAGGGCAACGAGCTCGCCGTATCCCGCCTCGCCACCGAAGTGCGCCGCCCGCACCCCGGCTGGGCCGAGCAGGACATGGACACCGTGTGGAACACGGTCGTCTACACCGTCCGCAACGCCCTCGCCGACATCGACGACCCCGTCTGGCTGGTGACCTTCACCGCGCAGGGCGACGGCGCCTGGCTCGTGGACTCCGCGGGCCGCCCCACCGGACCGGCCGTCCTGTGGTCCGACGGCTGCGCCGGCGACATCCTCACCCGCTGGGAGAGCGAGGGAGTCCTCGAAGCCGCCTTCCGCCGCAGCGGCTCCCTCACCTGCAGCGGCATGCCCAACGCGGTCTTCAGCTGGCTCGGCGAGCACGACCCCGGCCGGCTCGCCCGCTCCAGCGCCTCGCTGACCGCCGCCGGATGGCTGTTCCTGCGGCTCACCGGCGAGGTGGCCATGGACGAGTCCGACGCCTCAGCGCCGTTCCTCGACCACGCCACCGGCGACTACGATCCCCAGATCATCGAGATGTTCGGCCTCACCGAACACGCCCGCCTGCTGCCCAGGGTCCTCGGCGAGGAGCAGCGCATCGCCGAGATCACCGCCGACGCGGCCGGCCAGCTGGGCCTGCCCACCGGACTCCCCGTCGTGATGGCCCCGTACGACATCGCCTCCACCGCCCGCGGCGTCGGCGTCGTCAACCCCGGCCAGGCCTGCTCCATCCTGGGCACCACCTTGTGCACCGAGATCGTCCGCAAGGACGTGGACACCACGGGGGAGCCCTCCGGCATCAACATCGCCTACCGGGGCCGAGAACGCGTGCTGCGCGCGTTCCCCACCCTCAACGGGGCCGAGGTCCTCGGCTGGGCGGCCGGTCTCCTCGACCTCGACGGGCCGCCCGAACTGTCCGAACTCGCCTTCAGCGGCTCGCCCGGCGCGCACGGCCTGATGTTCCTGCCCTACCTCTCGCCCGCCGGGGAACGGGCCCCCTTCCTGGACCCGCACGCCCGCGGCGTCTTCTCGGGCCTGTCCCTGGAACACACCCGCGCCGACATCGCCCGCTCCGTCTTCGACGGGCTCTCCCTGGTCCTGCGCGACTCCCTGGAGGCCTCCCGCACCAAGGTCACGGAGCTGCGGCTGTGCGGCGGCGGGGCCAACAGCGAGGACTGGTGCCAGCTCATCGCCGACGCCACCGGAGTCCCCACGGCCCGCTCGGGGGACACCGAACTCGGCGCCAAGGGCGCCTTCCTCACCGGCCTCGTCCTCAGCGGAGCCGAGAGCAGCATGCACGGCGCCGCCGCGAAGTACGTGCGCATGCGCTCGGTGTGGGAACCCGACCCCGGCCGGGCCGCCCACTACGACGAGACGTACGCGGCCTTCCTCAACTGGCGCGGCCTCGCCCGCGGTGCGGGCTGGGCCGCGCCCGTACCCGCATCCGCCACGACCCCCGTACCCGCATCCGCCACCGTCCCCGGACCCCGCACGGCGGACCCGTACGCGGCCGACCCGCGAACCGGAGCGCACCATGCCTGA
- a CDS encoding serine/threonine-protein kinase, which translates to MESLRPGDPPEIGGYRLLARLGEGGMGEVFLARTASGRPLALKTVHRDLSRDPDFADRFAREIRANDRVRSAWTVSVVDFSAAGASPQWLATEYVAAPSLGEWVHRNGPLAGPALWSLARELFAALVAVRASGVVHRDIKPGNVLLGRERPYLIDFGIARAVHDPRHTRTGAVIGTPGFLAPEQATGAVAEAPADVFSLAAVLVHAATGHSPFLAEGEELELPGLLHRVVHDEPALDGVPEGLRSLLGECLAKAPRERPTADEALARIGATGDEWSRAAPPSLAADAGHREAELHRALAASQPLPVPVPMPPPPLSLPSAFAATPPLPSPLPGATRRVPWAVGAAAAAVLVVAATLVIKMPWNERADGNGDGKGGGSGSAPPSAPFSAMPRSWVGTWAGTGPGTPDADGVTRARTGEFSVTVTLNAGSVGDLVGRQVSKVKEVSTGRDLGCTEALELRQTSGDRSVFAAVTSHPTDPDATFACPKGNLYVLTMAEPDRLTLETEGAQSAGAPDTLTRGS; encoded by the coding sequence GTGGAGTCACTGCGGCCCGGCGACCCGCCGGAGATCGGCGGGTACCGCCTGCTGGCACGGCTCGGCGAGGGGGGCATGGGCGAGGTCTTCCTCGCCCGGACGGCGTCCGGCCGGCCGCTTGCCCTGAAGACCGTCCACCGGGACCTGAGCCGGGATCCCGACTTCGCCGACCGCTTCGCGCGGGAGATACGCGCCAACGACCGCGTACGTTCAGCGTGGACGGTCTCGGTGGTCGACTTCAGCGCCGCCGGGGCGTCCCCGCAGTGGCTCGCCACGGAGTACGTCGCCGCGCCCTCCCTGGGCGAATGGGTGCACCGGAACGGACCGCTGGCCGGGCCGGCCCTGTGGAGCCTGGCCCGGGAACTCTTCGCCGCGCTCGTGGCCGTACGGGCCTCCGGTGTGGTGCACCGCGACATCAAGCCGGGCAACGTACTGCTCGGCCGGGAGCGGCCCTACCTCATCGACTTCGGCATCGCGCGTGCCGTGCACGACCCGCGCCACACCCGGACGGGAGCGGTCATCGGCACACCAGGCTTCCTCGCGCCGGAGCAGGCGACCGGCGCCGTGGCCGAGGCCCCGGCGGACGTGTTCTCGCTCGCCGCGGTACTCGTCCACGCGGCCACCGGGCACAGCCCCTTCCTGGCCGAGGGCGAGGAGCTGGAACTCCCCGGTCTCCTCCACCGGGTCGTGCACGACGAGCCCGCTCTCGACGGCGTACCGGAAGGGCTCCGTTCGCTGCTGGGGGAGTGCCTCGCCAAGGCTCCGCGGGAGCGCCCGACCGCCGACGAGGCGCTGGCCCGGATCGGCGCGACGGGGGACGAGTGGAGCCGGGCGGCACCGCCTTCGCTGGCGGCGGACGCGGGCCACCGGGAGGCCGAACTCCACCGCGCCCTGGCGGCCTCCCAGCCGCTCCCGGTTCCCGTTCCCATGCCGCCGCCACCCCTGTCGCTGCCCTCGGCGTTCGCGGCCACGCCGCCCCTGCCCTCTCCACTTCCCGGCGCGACACGACGCGTGCCCTGGGCGGTGGGGGCGGCTGCCGCAGCCGTCCTCGTGGTCGCGGCCACCCTCGTGATCAAGATGCCTTGGAACGAAAGGGCGGACGGGAACGGGGACGGCAAGGGAGGCGGGTCAGGATCGGCGCCTCCGTCCGCTCCGTTCTCGGCGATGCCGCGGTCCTGGGTCGGCACGTGGGCCGGCACCGGACCCGGCACCCCCGACGCCGACGGAGTCACGCGGGCCAGGACGGGCGAGTTCTCGGTCACGGTCACGCTGAACGCAGGATCCGTGGGAGACCTCGTGGGCCGGCAGGTCAGCAAGGTGAAGGAGGTCTCCACCGGGCGCGACCTGGGGTGCACGGAGGCCCTGGAACTACGGCAGACGAGCGGGGACCGGTCCGTCTTCGCCGCGGTGACCAGCCATCCGACCGACCCCGACGCGACCTTCGCCTGCCCCAAGGGCAACCTCTACGTGCTGACCATGGCGGAGCCCGACCGACTGACCCTGGAGACCGAAGGGGCCCAGTCGGCGGGCGCCCCCGACACCCTGACCCGCGGCAGCTAA
- a CDS encoding ribulose-bisphosphate carboxylase yields MGGDFIKNDEPQGNQVFAPLKETMKAVAEAMRRAQDATGEAKLFSANITADDPAEMIARGEYILETFAENAPHVAFLVDGYVAGPTAVTTARRNFPGQFLHFHRAGHGAVTSPQSQRGYTAFAHCKMTRLQGASGMHTGTMGHGKMEGDARDKNIAFMPERDAAEGPHYHQEWLGMKPTTPIISGGMNALRLPGFFDNLGHSNIIQTSGGGAFGHRDGGTAGAKSLRQAQDAWQQGIGLVEYAQDHPELKGAFTSFTDDADKLYPGWRDLLRVGA; encoded by the coding sequence CTGGGCGGCGACTTCATCAAGAACGACGAGCCCCAGGGCAACCAGGTCTTCGCCCCGCTCAAGGAGACGATGAAGGCGGTGGCCGAGGCGATGCGCCGGGCCCAGGACGCCACCGGCGAGGCCAAGCTCTTCTCCGCCAACATCACCGCGGACGACCCGGCCGAGATGATCGCGCGCGGCGAGTACATCCTGGAGACCTTCGCGGAGAACGCCCCGCACGTGGCGTTCCTCGTCGACGGGTACGTGGCCGGCCCGACCGCGGTGACCACGGCCCGCCGCAATTTCCCCGGTCAGTTCCTGCACTTCCACCGGGCCGGCCACGGAGCCGTGACCAGCCCGCAGTCCCAGCGCGGCTACACCGCCTTCGCGCACTGCAAGATGACCCGCCTCCAGGGCGCCTCCGGCATGCACACCGGCACGATGGGCCACGGAAAGATGGAGGGCGACGCGAGGGACAAGAACATCGCCTTCATGCCGGAACGCGACGCGGCCGAAGGCCCCCACTACCACCAGGAGTGGCTGGGCATGAAGCCCACCACCCCCATCATCTCGGGCGGAATGAACGCCCTGCGCCTGCCGGGCTTCTTCGACAACCTGGGCCACTCCAACATCATCCAGACCTCGGGCGGCGGTGCCTTCGGCCACCGTGACGGAGGCACGGCGGGCGCGAAGTCGCTCCGCCAGGCGCAGGACGCCTGGCAGCAGGGCATCGGCCTGGTGGAGTACGCCCAGGACCACCCGGAGCTGAAGGGCGCCTTCACCTCCTTCACCGACGACGCGGACAAGCTGTACCCCGGCTGGCGCGACCTGCTCCGGGTCGGCGCGTAG
- a CDS encoding DUF4232 domain-containing protein: MNTAARTSHKHWKTYVIGAATVTALLVSSACSPNGGDGPDDRKPTGGPSSPGTPSTSGTPSATASPSTPKPSGTPSTKPTPGATGGSGGGAVALCAPGDVSITSSTEDDKSQGVRHILLTLTNTSQKPCQVYRYPLIQLGNARLPVPEIKESAPTPGTPYETIAPGKQTHAALLLNGPMDEDTAKTMTVQLQDTKPGSKKGEPIKVAFPGVDTVYWNDFAKVTHWMTASGLALRFIMSS, translated from the coding sequence ATGAACACTGCTGCCCGCACGAGCCACAAGCACTGGAAGACCTACGTCATCGGGGCCGCGACGGTCACCGCGCTGCTCGTGTCCTCGGCGTGCTCGCCGAACGGCGGCGACGGGCCGGACGACCGGAAGCCCACGGGCGGGCCGAGCAGCCCGGGCACGCCGAGCACCTCGGGCACGCCGAGCGCGACCGCCTCCCCGAGCACGCCGAAGCCCAGCGGCACCCCCTCGACGAAGCCGACCCCGGGGGCGACCGGAGGCAGCGGTGGCGGCGCCGTCGCCCTCTGCGCCCCGGGCGACGTCTCGATCACCTCCAGCACCGAGGACGACAAGAGCCAGGGCGTGCGGCACATCCTCCTCACCCTCACCAACACCAGCCAGAAGCCGTGCCAGGTCTACCGCTACCCCCTCATCCAGCTCGGCAACGCCCGGCTCCCGGTCCCCGAGATCAAGGAGAGCGCCCCGACGCCCGGGACGCCGTACGAGACCATCGCGCCGGGCAAGCAGACGCACGCCGCACTGCTCCTGAACGGCCCCATGGACGAGGACACGGCGAAGACCATGACCGTCCAGCTCCAGGACACCAAGCCCGGGAGCAAGAAGGGCGAGCCGATCAAGGTCGCCTTCCCCGGCGTCGACACGGTGTACTGGAACGACTTCGCCAAGGTCACCCACTGGATGACCGCCTCAGGTCTGGCCCTGCGCTTCATCATGTCGTCCTGA
- a CDS encoding 2-hydroxyacid dehydrogenase — MTTKVLAAGDHFVLPRLLTEEVVAATGGAVEVTEIQLPWPHTPFGPVAEVIEASGTEDELIAALQGVEVCVTQLAPLTERILANCPDLKLMCISRGGPVNANLAAATEHGVAVCFAPGRNAVATAEHTLTLLLAAARGVGDTHADLRRGVWRGDYYDYDNCGIEIEGATVGLIGYGAIGSRVAGVLLAMGARVLVHDPYVTPETLAEGVEQASLEDLLTRSRIVSLHARVTEETKGMIGAKEIAMMPRGSVLVNCARGALLDYPAVCDALDSGQLAGAGFDVYDEEPVPAGSRLLTTPGIVMTPHIAGGSQEVAHKAARIVAGEVGRYLRGEPLAHCANPEVLTR; from the coding sequence ATGACCACCAAGGTCCTCGCAGCCGGCGACCACTTCGTCCTTCCGCGCCTCCTCACCGAGGAGGTCGTCGCCGCCACCGGCGGAGCGGTGGAGGTGACCGAGATCCAACTCCCCTGGCCGCACACCCCCTTCGGCCCCGTCGCCGAGGTCATCGAGGCCTCCGGCACCGAGGACGAGCTGATCGCGGCGCTCCAGGGCGTCGAGGTCTGCGTCACCCAGCTGGCCCCCCTCACCGAGCGCATCCTCGCCAACTGCCCCGACCTCAAGCTGATGTGCATCAGCAGGGGCGGCCCGGTCAACGCCAACCTGGCGGCGGCCACCGAGCACGGAGTCGCCGTCTGCTTCGCCCCCGGCCGCAACGCCGTGGCCACCGCCGAGCACACCCTGACCCTGCTCCTCGCCGCGGCCCGCGGCGTCGGCGACACCCACGCCGACCTGCGCCGCGGCGTATGGCGCGGCGACTACTACGACTACGACAACTGCGGCATCGAGATCGAGGGCGCCACCGTGGGCCTCATCGGCTACGGCGCCATCGGCTCCCGCGTGGCCGGGGTCCTCCTCGCCATGGGCGCCCGCGTCCTGGTCCACGACCCCTACGTCACGCCGGAAACCCTCGCAGAGGGCGTCGAGCAGGCCTCCCTGGAGGACCTGCTGACCCGCTCCCGCATCGTCTCCCTGCACGCCCGGGTGACCGAGGAGACCAAGGGCATGATCGGCGCGAAGGAGATCGCCATGATGCCGCGCGGATCCGTCCTCGTGAACTGCGCCCGCGGCGCGCTCCTCGACTACCCCGCGGTCTGCGACGCGCTCGACTCCGGGCAGCTCGCCGGCGCCGGCTTCGACGTCTACGACGAGGAGCCCGTCCCGGCCGGCTCGCGGCTGCTGACCACCCCCGGCATCGTCATGACCCCGCACATCGCGGGCGGCAGCCAGGAGGTCGCGCACAAGGCGGCCCGCATCGTCGCCGGCGAGGTGGGCCGCTACCTCCGGGGCGAACCGCTCGCGCACTGCGCGAACCCCGAAGTCCTCACGCGATAA